The following are from one region of the Cervus canadensis isolate Bull #8, Minnesota chromosome 21, ASM1932006v1, whole genome shotgun sequence genome:
- the A4GALT gene encoding lactosylceramide 4-alpha-galactosyltransferase: MTSAPPDCLLRLLRGTPRQRVCTLFIIGFKFTFFVSIMVYWHVVGEPGGRGQLSNLPVDVPCPHVVPPTPLPSGTAPPGNIFFLETSDRTNPNFLFMCSVESAARAHPESPVVVLMKGLPGGNASRPRHLGLSLLGCFPNVQMRPLDLGELFRDTPLAAWYVAVQRRWEPYLLPVLSDASRIALLWKFGGIYLDTDFIVLKDLRNLTNALGTQSRYVLNGAFLAFERHHEFMAQCMHDFVAHYNGWIWGHQGPQLLTRVFKKWCSIRSLSESSACRGVTTLPPESFYPIPWQNWKKYFEDITPEELTRLLNATFAVHVWNKKSQGTRFEATSRALLAQLHARYCPTTHEAMKMYL, encoded by the coding sequence ATGACGTCTGCGCCCCCCGACTGCCTGCTGCGGCTGCTCCGGGGCACCCCGAGGCAGCGGGTCTGCACCCTGTTCATCATCGGCTTCAAGTTCACGTTCTTTGTCTCCATCATGGTCTACTGGCACGTCGTGGGAGAGCCCGGGGGCCGGGGACAGCTCTCTAACCTGCCTGTCGACGTCCCCTGCCCCCACGTGGTCCCCCCGACCCCCCTGCCCTCTGGCACCGCGCCTCCAGGCAACATCTTCTTCCTGGAGACCTCCGACCGGACGAACCCCAACTTCCTGTTCATGTGCTCTGTGGAGTCAGCCGCCAGGGCGCACCCCGAGTCCCCGGTGGTGGTCCTGATGAAGGGACTGCCTGGCGGAAACGCCTCCCGCCCGCGGCACCTGGGCCTCTCGCTCCTGGGCTGCTTCCCCAATGTCCAGATGCGCCCCCTGGACCTGGGGGAGCTCTTCCGGGACACGCCCCTGGCCGCCTGGTACGTGGCCGTGCAGCGGCGCTGGGAGCCCTATCTGCTGCCCGTGCTCTCGGACGCCTCCAGGATCGCGCTGCTGTGGAAGTTCGGCGGCATCTACCTGGACACGGACTTCATCGTCCTCAAGGACCTGAGGAACCTGACCAACGCGTTGGGCACCCAGTCCCGCTACGTCCTCAACGGCGCCTTCCTGGCCTTCGAGCGGCACCATGAGTTCATGGCGCAGTGCATGCATGATTTCGTGGCCCACTACAACGGCTGGATCTGGGGCCACCAGGGCCCGCAGCTGCTCACGCGGGTCTTCAAGAAGTGGTGCTCCATCCGCAGCCTGAGCGAGAGCAGCGCCTGCCGCGGCGTCACCACCCTGCCCCCCGAGTCCTTCTACCCCATCCCCTGGCAGAACTGGAAGAAGTACTTCGAAGACATCACCCCGGAGGAGCTGACCCGGCTACTCAATGCCACCTTCGCGGTCCATGTGTGGAACAAGAAGAGCCAGGGCACGCGCTTCGAGGCCACGTCCAGGGCTCTGCTGGCCCAGCTCCACGCCCGCTACTGCCCCACGACGCACGAGGCCATGAAGATGTACTTGTGA